From the Bacteroidia bacterium genome, one window contains:
- a CDS encoding T9SS type A sorting domain-containing protein — MNRSFNFIALFLLTLAGIVTQSQAQQQPIANPVLFDINPLVTNGEGEWSWCGPFTSLGNELILAATDGMSTALYGIDATVAAPVPRRIKDFYYVANQNPHARSPRNVNGTVYLPAAPSATVGRELFKSNGTTAGTVLVRDLQTSTKYPHSQPGNFHALGNGKTIFTAAWGFWQERPQWYVELIGLGVTDGTSSGTASLSSGKSFVLGNNSEIMALTVHNGIAYCFMKDYIKGSPPSSKYGVELWKSNGTVAGTVMVKDINPGTASGCVLAYSNNAGVALASASSRLVPVGNDLYFTATDGSSGYELWKTNGTAAGTVRAADIFPGAESGWPAWLTVMNDIVYFAGRNGNDGDKLMRYVPATNTVDVVADIHPGTGPRDSAYVSWMTAIDGTLYFSAFDPEHGQELWKSDGIPVALGGSTVRVADINPGIHGSYPNIAWPGAETMEANSMDEHRFFWHNGWIYFPADDGTHGIELWRSNGTVTQLLTDINTDPTFNGGSSDIPYTMNVVNNKLFFHGYDKPHGWEPYMIDLATLPKSSGERQATPSSLALQQNYPNPFNPTTTIRYAIPQDARVQLRVFDALGRVVAELENGMKEAGTHSVIFDAPRDLPSGLYLYRLEANGSVLSGKMSLMK, encoded by the coding sequence ATGAATCGTTCATTCAATTTTATCGCATTGTTCCTGCTGACGCTTGCAGGCATTGTTACGCAGAGTCAGGCGCAGCAGCAGCCCATCGCGAATCCTGTGCTCTTCGACATCAATCCCCTCGTCACAAATGGTGAAGGTGAGTGGTCGTGGTGCGGTCCGTTTACTTCACTCGGAAACGAGTTGATACTCGCGGCAACTGATGGCATGAGCACCGCATTGTACGGCATCGATGCCACCGTCGCCGCTCCGGTACCGAGAAGGATCAAGGATTTCTATTACGTGGCAAACCAGAACCCGCACGCCCGTTCGCCGCGCAACGTCAACGGCACCGTATATCTCCCGGCTGCGCCGAGCGCTACAGTCGGGCGGGAACTGTTCAAATCCAACGGCACCACCGCCGGTACCGTGCTCGTCCGGGATCTGCAGACGTCCACCAAGTACCCGCACAGCCAGCCGGGGAACTTTCATGCGTTGGGGAATGGCAAAACCATCTTCACCGCCGCGTGGGGATTCTGGCAGGAACGACCGCAGTGGTATGTCGAGCTCATTGGTCTGGGCGTGACGGATGGCACGTCCTCCGGTACCGCAAGCCTCAGTTCTGGCAAATCATTCGTGTTAGGCAACAATAGCGAGATCATGGCTCTTACCGTGCATAACGGTATTGCTTACTGCTTTATGAAGGACTACATCAAGGGCAGTCCGCCATCTTCTAAATATGGGGTGGAACTCTGGAAGAGCAATGGTACGGTAGCCGGTACCGTCATGGTCAAGGACATCAATCCCGGAACGGCCTCGGGATGTGTGCTGGCATATTCCAACAATGCGGGGGTCGCCCTGGCAAGCGCATCCAGTCGGCTCGTCCCCGTGGGCAACGATCTCTATTTCACAGCGACCGATGGCAGCAGCGGTTACGAGCTGTGGAAGACCAACGGCACAGCGGCCGGCACAGTCCGCGCGGCTGACATCTTTCCGGGCGCCGAGAGCGGATGGCCGGCCTGGCTGACGGTGATGAACGACATTGTGTACTTCGCCGGCCGCAACGGCAACGACGGCGACAAACTCATGCGCTATGTGCCTGCAACGAACACGGTGGACGTCGTGGCCGACATACACCCGGGCACCGGCCCGCGCGACAGTGCCTATGTAAGCTGGATGACGGCTATTGACGGCACACTGTATTTCTCGGCGTTTGATCCCGAGCACGGGCAGGAATTGTGGAAGAGCGACGGCATTCCCGTGGCGCTGGGCGGCAGCACGGTGCGTGTGGCGGATATCAATCCGGGAATTCATGGATCGTACCCGAATATCGCCTGGCCTGGTGCCGAGACGATGGAAGCCAATTCCATGGACGAACACCGTTTCTTCTGGCACAACGGCTGGATATACTTCCCGGCCGACGATGGCACGCACGGCATCGAGCTCTGGCGCAGCAACGGAACAGTAACACAGCTCCTGACCGATATCAATACGGATCCCACGTTCAACGGAGGCTCGAGCGATATTCCGTACACCATGAACGTGGTGAACAACAAGCTGTTCTTCCATGGCTACGACAAGCCGCACGGCTGGGAGCCGTACATGATCGATCTCGCCACGCTTCCAAAAAGCTCTGGCGAGCGGCAGGCGACACCGTCGTCTCTCGCACTGCAGCAGAACTACCCTAACCCCTTCAATCCGACAACCACAATCCGCTACGCGATTCCGCAGGACGCCCGCGTTCAGCTCCGTGTTTTCGATGCACTCGGACGCGTTGTCGCTGAGCTCGAAAACGGGATGAAGGAGGCCGGTACGCACAGCGTCATATTCGACGCGCCGCGCGATCTCCCGAGCGGCTTGTATCTCTACCGTCTCGAAGCCAACGGCTCCGTACTCTCCGGAAAGATGTCGCTCATGAAGTAG
- a CDS encoding PadR family transcriptional regulator — protein sequence MNDTQRKYLQREILLSFWKLHILYHAGEEPLLGQWMLEELRRHGYAVSPGTLYPILHRMEEAGLLSGSTGEGRGSRAPRWYSLTDDGRALLDEALVQLRELSGEIDPAQHRVGKKHGGTA from the coding sequence ATGAACGATACACAACGAAAATACTTGCAGCGCGAGATTCTGCTCTCGTTCTGGAAATTGCATATCCTTTATCACGCGGGGGAGGAGCCGCTGCTGGGGCAGTGGATGCTGGAGGAACTGCGGCGGCATGGCTACGCGGTGAGTCCCGGTACGCTCTACCCCATACTGCATCGCATGGAGGAAGCGGGCCTATTGAGCGGATCCACGGGTGAGGGACGGGGGAGCCGCGCGCCCCGCTGGTATTCGCTTACCGACGATGGACGAGCGCTGCTGGACGAGGCGCTCGTGCAGCTTCGCGAGCTCTCCGGGGAAATTGATCCCGCGCAGCATCGCGTCGGAAAAAAGCACGGGGGGACGGCATGA
- a CDS encoding TSUP family transporter translates to MTSFILVALIALFAAGLTLYSGFGLGTLLLPVFALFFPIEAAVAATAVVHGANNVFKLFLVGGHADRGIVLRFGVPAILAAFAGAAALGFVAHVDEIARYSIGGKDAVVTPVKLLLGLMMLFFALFELLPRLRALTFDKRHLVIGGILSGFFGGFSGHQGALRSAFLAKVGIDTKAFVGTNAVIGFLVDAARIIMYAALFVFASADNPLGAGQWPLILTGIAAAFAGVLLGTRFLHKITMHTVQTITGIMLIGIALALGAGLI, encoded by the coding sequence ATGACATCCTTCATCCTCGTTGCCCTGATCGCGCTGTTTGCCGCCGGTCTCACACTGTACTCCGGCTTCGGGCTCGGAACCCTGTTGCTGCCGGTGTTCGCATTGTTCTTCCCTATCGAAGCGGCCGTGGCCGCAACCGCCGTGGTGCATGGCGCGAATAATGTATTCAAGCTCTTTCTGGTCGGTGGCCATGCGGACCGCGGCATTGTGCTGCGCTTCGGCGTCCCCGCCATTCTCGCGGCCTTCGCGGGCGCCGCGGCGCTGGGCTTCGTTGCGCATGTTGACGAAATCGCACGCTACAGCATCGGCGGCAAAGACGCCGTGGTCACGCCGGTGAAGCTGCTGCTGGGCCTCATGATGCTGTTCTTCGCGCTGTTCGAACTGCTGCCGCGGCTGCGCGCACTGACCTTCGATAAACGGCATCTCGTCATCGGCGGAATATTGTCCGGATTCTTCGGGGGATTTTCGGGGCATCAGGGCGCGCTGCGCTCGGCCTTTCTCGCCAAAGTCGGCATCGATACGAAAGCGTTTGTGGGGACGAACGCCGTCATCGGCTTTCTCGTGGACGCCGCGCGTATTATCATGTACGCCGCGTTGTTCGTGTTCGCCTCGGCGGACAATCCCCTCGGCGCCGGACAATGGCCACTGATACTCACGGGTATTGCCGCGGCCTTCGCCGGTGTGCTGCTCGGGACACGCTTCCTGCATAAGATCACCATGCACACGGTGCAGACCATCACCGGTATCATGCTGATCGGAATAGCGCTGGCGTTGGGCGCGGGATTGATCTGA
- a CDS encoding response regulator transcription factor codes for MHEPTVIIADDHPIFRKGLRDVIENSARFRVLGEASDGASALALIMEEIPDVAILDIEMPGMSGIDILRKVSEAGLHVSSLILTMYDDEDMFNEAMDAGAMGYILKDSAILEIVKGLSKVARGEIFVSAAMTSAALRGKTEAHPQLRKRLGLHLLTPAEKRVLQLIAEDKTTKEISETLSVSPRTVDNHRAHICSKLKITGVYALIKFAVRYKALLD; via the coding sequence ATGCACGAACCGACCGTCATCATCGCGGATGACCATCCCATCTTCCGCAAAGGACTTCGCGACGTCATCGAAAACAGCGCCCGCTTCCGTGTGCTCGGCGAAGCCAGCGACGGCGCCTCGGCGCTGGCGCTCATCATGGAGGAAATACCGGATGTCGCCATCCTCGATATCGAGATGCCCGGGATGAGCGGCATTGACATCCTGCGAAAGGTGAGCGAAGCCGGACTGCATGTGTCCAGTCTGATCCTGACCATGTACGACGACGAGGATATGTTCAACGAGGCCATGGATGCCGGGGCCATGGGATATATCCTCAAGGACAGCGCGATTCTGGAAATCGTCAAAGGTTTGAGCAAGGTCGCCCGGGGCGAAATTTTCGTCAGCGCCGCGATGACCTCTGCCGCGCTGCGCGGCAAGACGGAAGCGCATCCGCAGTTACGCAAACGTCTCGGCTTGCATTTACTCACCCCGGCCGAGAAGCGTGTGCTGCAGCTGATCGCGGAGGACAAAACCACGAAGGAAATTTCCGAGACGCTGAGCGTCAGTCCGCGCACGGTGGACAATCACCGGGCACATATCTGCTCCAAGCTGAAAATCACCGGCGTGTATGCGCTGATCAAGTTCGCGGTGCGCTACAAGGCGCTGCTCGATTGA
- a CDS encoding tetratricopeptide repeat protein, whose protein sequence is MKLRPSSPTWRLMVMTALLMLGASVSADAQNSSVDDLRRALKTARHDTSRVILLTKICEELRWRNQEESLEYGLQAAKRSRAVASRMIRARAYTALGATQRWIGQYREAQDNLQTALAYAKDAHDDRTQIIAWREIGAVMKALGNNDSALVAYEDALAAAGGCGDSVLIGALLTDIGNVHYHTGNYAVAIEYLQRGLLLFERFDEQRNVAGTLNSLGLLRLNRGEYLPALKYFERGLKIAEGLKDTVSIASFLNNLGMAYREQNKQERALRMFGQGLEIRKQQKDTSGMVALLINMGISHYMRGEYDTASEYYARGLHLAEKVSDKSAIASALGNIGLIHELRGQPEHALAAHQKCLSLFEELGEKQKMVGALNNIAIIHSTQGRYQEALDIYERTLAQCREIGDRPGERNALLGFASVLKKLGRYEEALKYAYRCMDTADESEDKIAYASAYVTIAGIHWEQGRVEKALEYNQRELALREELGDKQGQAAALLNIGNAYVAQDNDEAALQYYKRSLALFESLWSPGGIAACANSLGHLHQRRGRLEQAVQFYRKSLAQAREVKDSTGMVWAHVSLSSVQAARGVHDSAVLHAQQAEILAGVLNDIRISERAAHSLSEAYAQAGNHRRAYDYLNTTVSLRDSLVNEANVKSVSEMEAKYRSSQQQKTIELLEKDKRLQTLELESKQRQLAFQRSESARIRQRTELLERDQELYVIRMEMQDAELALQKNTVESERAHKRQLAKEKEYLASIAARANGLRNVLIGGLVLIVALGFLGVKRIQSRRVEATLRAEGAEYRAKAAEAQALALQVETERRDRLAQRRYTKQLIDTQERERKRIAGELHDSLGQDLLVIKNRTLFAMQREDLPDEIRSEFEQIERMATNALKEVRHISHDLRPYQLDRVGLTRTLRSLVQNVAEQSRIACTAEIDDIDGVFPKDDETSIYRIVQECLNNVLKHSGATAADVYIGRNASRITISVRDNGKGFDANVTMGYSDGFGLRNLRERAEMLHGEVRFRSHPDGGAWISLELPAGTDDTKLATQHAHSKQTEPESRVNAAPGSWQRAHNSGEQS, encoded by the coding sequence ATGAAATTGCGACCCTCTTCTCCGACCTGGCGTCTGATGGTTATGACGGCATTGCTGATGTTGGGTGCATCTGTGTCGGCAGACGCGCAAAACTCTTCAGTGGATGATCTCCGGCGTGCATTAAAAACTGCGCGGCATGATACAAGCAGAGTGATACTGCTGACAAAAATCTGTGAAGAGCTGCGTTGGCGGAATCAAGAAGAGTCCCTGGAGTACGGTCTTCAGGCGGCGAAACGTTCGCGAGCCGTCGCGTCGCGGATGATCAGGGCGAGGGCGTACACAGCTCTGGGTGCGACACAGCGATGGATCGGGCAATACAGGGAAGCACAGGATAATCTCCAGACCGCTCTGGCGTATGCGAAAGACGCGCACGACGATCGCACACAAATAATCGCATGGCGGGAAATCGGTGCGGTCATGAAGGCTCTTGGAAACAATGATTCCGCGCTGGTTGCCTACGAAGATGCACTCGCCGCTGCCGGAGGATGCGGCGATTCCGTACTCATCGGCGCCTTACTCACCGATATCGGGAATGTGCACTATCATACGGGGAATTACGCCGTTGCGATAGAATACCTCCAGCGTGGTCTGCTGCTGTTTGAACGCTTCGATGAGCAAAGAAATGTCGCAGGTACGCTGAATAGTCTCGGACTCCTGCGGTTGAACAGGGGCGAGTACCTGCCGGCCCTGAAGTATTTTGAGCGTGGTCTGAAAATTGCGGAAGGCCTGAAGGATACCGTGAGTATCGCAAGCTTTCTCAACAATCTCGGCATGGCTTACCGCGAGCAGAACAAGCAAGAGCGGGCATTGCGTATGTTCGGGCAAGGTCTGGAGATACGCAAACAGCAAAAAGATACCAGCGGCATGGTGGCGCTCCTGATAAACATGGGAATCTCTCATTACATGCGGGGTGAGTATGATACGGCGTCGGAGTATTATGCACGCGGACTGCATTTAGCTGAAAAGGTCAGTGATAAGTCCGCTATTGCCAGCGCACTCGGAAACATCGGACTCATTCATGAACTTCGGGGCCAACCCGAACATGCGTTGGCTGCGCATCAGAAATGCCTCTCTCTGTTCGAGGAACTTGGCGAGAAGCAGAAAATGGTCGGGGCGTTGAACAACATCGCAATAATTCACAGTACGCAGGGACGATACCAGGAAGCACTGGACATCTACGAGCGTACGCTGGCACAATGCCGGGAAATTGGTGACCGGCCCGGCGAGCGCAACGCGTTGCTCGGCTTCGCATCGGTGTTAAAGAAACTCGGCAGGTACGAGGAGGCATTGAAATACGCATATCGCTGTATGGATACCGCCGATGAGTCCGAGGACAAAATCGCCTACGCGAGTGCGTACGTAACTATTGCCGGTATTCACTGGGAGCAGGGACGCGTGGAGAAGGCGCTCGAATACAACCAGCGCGAGTTGGCATTGAGGGAGGAATTGGGGGACAAGCAAGGTCAGGCTGCGGCGCTTCTCAATATCGGTAACGCGTATGTCGCACAGGACAACGACGAAGCGGCGTTGCAATACTACAAGAGGAGTCTCGCGCTCTTTGAGAGCCTCTGGTCGCCGGGCGGCATTGCGGCCTGTGCGAACAGTCTCGGGCATCTTCACCAGCGACGCGGCCGCTTGGAGCAGGCGGTACAGTTCTATCGAAAGAGCCTTGCGCAAGCGCGCGAGGTGAAAGATTCCACCGGAATGGTCTGGGCGCATGTCTCCCTCTCGTCCGTGCAGGCGGCGCGAGGAGTACACGACAGCGCGGTATTGCATGCACAGCAGGCGGAAATTCTGGCTGGCGTCCTGAACGATATCCGTATCAGCGAGCGGGCGGCGCATTCCCTCAGCGAGGCCTATGCGCAGGCAGGAAATCACCGCCGGGCATACGATTATCTCAATACCACCGTCTCATTGCGTGATTCGCTGGTCAATGAGGCGAATGTGAAATCCGTGAGCGAAATGGAGGCGAAGTATCGCTCGTCACAGCAGCAGAAAACAATCGAACTGCTGGAAAAGGATAAGCGTCTGCAAACCCTGGAATTGGAGTCGAAGCAGCGACAGCTCGCTTTTCAGCGCTCGGAATCGGCGCGCATCCGTCAGCGAACCGAACTGCTCGAGCGTGATCAGGAACTGTACGTCATCAGGATGGAAATGCAGGACGCCGAGCTGGCGCTGCAAAAAAACACTGTGGAGTCCGAAAGAGCGCATAAGCGGCAACTCGCGAAAGAAAAGGAATACCTGGCCTCCATCGCGGCTCGCGCCAACGGGCTGCGCAACGTCCTGATAGGAGGGCTCGTCCTGATCGTCGCTCTGGGTTTCCTCGGAGTGAAGCGTATTCAATCACGACGCGTCGAAGCCACGCTGCGCGCGGAAGGCGCCGAATACCGCGCGAAAGCGGCGGAAGCACAGGCGCTCGCATTGCAGGTCGAAACAGAGCGCCGCGACCGTCTCGCGCAACGCCGCTACACCAAGCAACTCATTGACACGCAGGAACGGGAACGCAAACGCATCGCGGGCGAATTGCATGACAGTCTCGGACAGGACCTGCTCGTGATCAAGAACAGGACGCTGTTCGCGATGCAACGGGAAGACCTCCCGGATGAAATCCGCAGCGAATTCGAACAGATCGAACGCATGGCGACGAATGCACTCAAGGAAGTCCGTCATATCTCCCACGATCTCCGTCCGTATCAGCTGGACCGCGTCGGTCTGACCCGTACCCTGCGCTCGCTCGTGCAAAACGTGGCGGAGCAATCGCGCATCGCCTGCACGGCGGAGATAGACGATATTGACGGAGTTTTCCCGAAGGACGACGAAACCAGCATTTATCGTATCGTGCAGGAGTGTCTGAATAATGTCCTCAAACATTCGGGCGCGACAGCAGCAGATGTGTACATCGGAAGGAACGCCTCGCGCATAACCATCAGTGTGCGGGACAACGGCAAGGGCTTCGATGCGAACGTCACCATGGGATATTCGGACGGCTTCGGTCTGCGCAACCTGCGCGAGCGCGCGGAGATGCTGCACGGCGAAGTGCGCTTCCGATCGCACCCGGACGGCGGTGCCTGGATTTCCCTTGAACTCCCGGCGGGAACGGATGACACGAAATTGGCGACGCAACACGCTCACTCAAAACAGACGGAACCGGAATCGCGTGTCAACGCCGCACCCGGGTCGTGGCAAAGAGCGCATAATTCAGGAGAACAATCATAA
- a CDS encoding tetratricopeptide repeat protein — MTAHSTITFSLPALTLLLLTLFPIAPAYSQNGKSDSLLHVLKRAKHDTVRVQALTGLSAQTLAKDRRKAKEYATRAVQLAEGLNVPRAKTTAYFALGRIQDADRQYGEARKSYASALKWAAQGSDGRMRFRVLRAIGAIAEKQNNFEEALSYYTQALAIAEANADSLNIGAIHLDIGILYADRGDFKEAIVHEERGLALTERHGTPANIAAAASNVAMTLLRLGESKRAMEMLQRGLRLLEEKGDSLQLASYLHNMGMVYGQQKQNNKAREHFERSLAIREAIQDTAGIVKSLGNLGNIYHAQGKTALAERTFERSARLSASIGDKRSAAAALGGIGIIREDQGKYAEALDAYERSRRLSMELGDKYGIAAVLSNIGLIYKAQGRYEEALDIAKESLELREGMGDKHGIAISLNNISSLLRRMGRNEQALEYLLRGLTISQESGDRAQYASALANIGSLHTEQGRPDQGLEYHMRALEIREQLGEKAKIAASLSNIGTVLVHQDKTDEALDYFMRSLAMNEKLGLDASVAHCLNNIGMIHEERQRWTEAMQCYTRSLALSKDIGDKAGVSYTLASMASVSAMQGRHDSAVVYADQAYALASAMGDIGLMKTAAHTLSTSLAAKGDYREAWRQLNTAAVLRDSMVNMQNVRSMQEMEAKYLSRQKEQTIALLEKDKRLQGLEMERNQRLLQLQRLEAERNRQRAELLAKEQEQHLLQIDKQRAELALQKKEAESEKAKKLQLAKEKTYLASIAARANSLRNALIGGLVLIVALGFLGVKRMQSRRVEATLRAEAAEYRAKAAEAQALAIQVETERRDRLAQRRYTKQLIDTQERERKRIAGELHDSLGQDLLVIKNRTLFAMQKGDLPSEIRSEFEQIEHMATNALKEVRHISHDLRPYQLDRVGLTRTLRSLVQNVAEQSRIACTAEIDDIDELFPKEDETSIYRIVQESLNNIMKHSGATAAMIRIVRVNGRISILVSDNGKGLREDDGAGATAGFGLQNMRERAEMLKGVLRLTQAGGGGTTVEIELPVATERILNQGDTEPARGGHAYV, encoded by the coding sequence ATGACCGCTCATTCAACCATCACATTTTCGCTGCCCGCTCTGACGCTGCTTCTGCTGACGCTGTTCCCAATCGCGCCGGCATATTCACAGAACGGCAAAAGCGACAGTCTTCTTCACGTCCTTAAACGGGCGAAGCACGACACGGTTCGTGTTCAGGCGCTGACGGGCCTGAGCGCGCAGACCCTCGCGAAAGACCGGCGGAAAGCGAAGGAGTACGCCACGAGGGCCGTGCAGCTTGCAGAGGGCCTCAACGTGCCGCGCGCGAAGACAACGGCCTATTTCGCGCTGGGACGAATTCAGGATGCGGACAGGCAGTACGGCGAAGCGCGGAAAAGCTACGCGTCCGCGCTGAAATGGGCGGCGCAAGGCAGCGACGGCCGGATGCGGTTCCGGGTGCTGCGCGCGATCGGAGCGATCGCGGAAAAGCAGAATAATTTCGAAGAAGCGCTGTCGTATTACACGCAGGCACTGGCGATCGCAGAGGCAAATGCTGACTCGCTCAACATTGGGGCGATACACCTCGACATCGGCATCCTGTACGCGGATCGGGGTGACTTCAAGGAAGCGATCGTACATGAGGAGCGCGGTCTCGCCTTGACGGAGCGTCACGGTACTCCCGCGAATATCGCTGCCGCAGCCAGCAATGTCGCCATGACGCTGCTCCGCCTCGGGGAGTCGAAGCGCGCGATGGAAATGCTGCAACGGGGCTTGCGGCTGCTTGAGGAAAAGGGAGATTCACTCCAACTTGCTTCCTATCTTCACAATATGGGGATGGTGTACGGACAGCAGAAGCAGAACAACAAAGCGCGCGAGCACTTCGAGCGCAGTCTCGCCATTCGTGAGGCAATACAGGACACAGCGGGGATAGTGAAATCCCTGGGGAATCTCGGCAACATCTATCACGCGCAGGGAAAAACGGCCTTGGCGGAACGCACGTTCGAGCGCAGTGCGCGGCTCAGCGCGTCGATCGGCGACAAAAGGAGCGCGGCAGCCGCACTGGGCGGTATCGGGATCATTCGCGAAGATCAGGGGAAGTATGCCGAGGCCCTGGACGCGTATGAGCGGAGCCGCCGTCTCTCAATGGAGCTTGGCGACAAATACGGTATCGCGGCGGTGCTGAGCAACATCGGTCTCATATACAAAGCGCAGGGCCGCTACGAGGAGGCACTGGATATCGCCAAAGAGAGTCTGGAATTGCGAGAGGGAATGGGAGACAAACACGGCATCGCCATCTCCCTGAACAATATCAGCTCGCTTCTCAGGCGTATGGGCAGGAATGAACAAGCTCTGGAGTATTTACTCCGCGGTTTGACAATCTCACAGGAATCCGGAGACCGGGCGCAGTATGCATCCGCATTGGCCAACATCGGCAGCCTGCATACGGAACAGGGGCGCCCGGATCAGGGACTGGAGTATCACATGCGGGCTCTGGAAATCCGGGAACAACTCGGGGAGAAGGCAAAAATTGCGGCGTCCCTGTCGAATATCGGCACGGTCCTTGTCCATCAGGATAAAACGGATGAAGCACTCGATTATTTCATGCGCAGCCTGGCGATGAACGAAAAACTCGGACTCGATGCCAGCGTCGCACATTGTCTGAACAACATCGGGATGATACACGAAGAGCGTCAGCGCTGGACCGAAGCCATGCAATGCTATACCAGAAGCCTTGCGTTGTCCAAGGATATCGGAGACAAGGCCGGAGTTTCCTACACGCTGGCTTCCATGGCCTCTGTCTCCGCTATGCAGGGCAGGCACGACAGCGCTGTGGTCTACGCCGATCAGGCCTACGCGCTTGCTTCTGCTATGGGTGATATAGGACTGATGAAAACCGCCGCGCACACGCTGAGTACCTCGCTTGCAGCGAAGGGAGACTACAGAGAAGCCTGGCGGCAGCTGAACACCGCCGCCGTGCTGCGCGACTCGATGGTCAATATGCAGAACGTGCGTTCCATGCAGGAAATGGAGGCGAAGTATCTTTCCCGGCAGAAAGAACAAACCATAGCCCTGCTCGAAAAGGACAAACGACTCCAAGGCCTGGAAATGGAGCGGAATCAGCGGCTTCTTCAGCTGCAAAGGCTGGAAGCCGAACGGAACCGGCAACGAGCGGAATTGCTTGCGAAGGAGCAGGAACAGCATCTGTTGCAAATAGACAAGCAGAGAGCGGAACTCGCCTTGCAAAAAAAGGAAGCCGAGTCCGAGAAAGCAAAAAAGCTGCAACTCGCGAAAGAAAAAACCTACCTTGCCTCCATCGCGGCTCGCGCCAACAGCCTGCGCAACGCATTGATAGGGGGGCTCGTCCTGATCGTCGCTCTGGGCTTCCTCGGAGTAAAGCGTATGCAATCACGACGCGTCGAAGCCACGTTGCGCGCGGAAGCCGCCGAATACCGTGCGAAAGCGGCGGAAGCGCAGGCTCTCGCGATACAGGTCGAAACAGAACGCCGCGACCGTCTCGCACAACGCCGCTACACCAAACAACTCATAGACACGCAGGAACGGGAACGCAAACGCATCGCGGGCGAATTGCACGATAGTCTCGGCCAGGACCTGCTCGTGATCAAGAACAGGACGCTGTTCGCGATGCAAAAGGGTGATCTTCCCTCGGAAATCCGCAGTGAGTTCGAACAGATCGAACACATGGCGACCAATGCGCTCAAGGAAGTCCGTCATATCTCCCACGATCTCCGTCCGTATCAGCTGGACCGCGTCGGTCTGACCCGTACCCTGCGCTCGCTCGTGCAGAACGTGGCGGAGCAATCGCGCATCGCCTGCACGGCGGAGATAGACGACATTGACGAGCTCTTCCCGAAGGAAGACGAAACAAGTATTTATCGCATTGTGCAGGAGAGTCTGAATAACATCATGAAACACTCCGGTGCGACCGCGGCTATGATACGCATCGTGCGCGTGAATGGGCGCATTTCCATTCTCGTTTCCGATAATGGAAAAGGACTGCGCGAAGATGATGGGGCCGGCGCCACTGCTGGTTTCGGATTGCAGAATATGCGCGAGCGCGCCGAAATGCTCAAAGGTGTACTGCGTCTGACACAGGCTGGTGGCGGCGGTACTACCGTGGAGATTGAGCTGCCGGTTGCGACAGAGCGTATCCTCAACCAAGGTGATACAGAGCCCGCCCGCGGAGGGCATGCGTATGTCTGA